One segment of Desulfobaculum bizertense DSM 18034 DNA contains the following:
- a CDS encoding linear amide C-N hydrolase — MFKFFIMCALCALGIILPVQAHACTGISLQADDGGICYGRTMEWGSFDLESNVTLIPKGTELHALSPEQNAKGMSFRAKYNVMGINAIGKLFLVDGINEKGLAGGLFYHPDFIEYAEYSAKNASSTLSSQDVMNFVLATCQSVAELKEIMAPMKVIAVTEPRIQGPVPAHWMFCDSTGARVVVEIKNGICKFFDAPLGVITNAPTYDWHIINLRNYINLSPVSVPTKKLTELDFSPLGGGSGMHGLPGDFTPPSRFIRAVAWTQSARALHSVTEAEYETFRILDNFNVPLGSAEGTGAKPDIKGMRSSTLWTSCYDLGHRILLYHTQNNRRVRRLKMDAVDFSKLSEITYIPLDSTPEQDILDITP; from the coding sequence ATGTTCAAATTTTTCATCATGTGCGCACTCTGTGCACTGGGGATCATACTGCCAGTTCAGGCGCATGCCTGCACAGGAATTAGCCTCCAGGCTGACGATGGTGGGATCTGCTATGGCCGAACCATGGAGTGGGGAAGTTTTGACCTCGAATCCAACGTCACGCTTATACCAAAGGGCACGGAGTTACATGCCCTGAGCCCCGAACAAAACGCCAAGGGAATGTCTTTTCGGGCGAAGTACAACGTCATGGGCATTAATGCCATTGGAAAACTTTTTCTCGTGGATGGGATAAACGAAAAAGGCTTGGCAGGAGGCTTGTTTTATCATCCTGATTTTATCGAATATGCCGAGTATTCGGCAAAGAATGCCAGTAGCACCCTTTCCAGTCAGGACGTGATGAATTTTGTTTTAGCAACCTGTCAGAGTGTGGCCGAGCTTAAAGAAATCATGGCCCCCATGAAGGTCATTGCGGTGACCGAGCCAAGGATACAGGGACCAGTTCCTGCGCACTGGATGTTTTGCGACAGCACAGGAGCGCGGGTCGTCGTTGAAATAAAAAACGGCATATGCAAATTTTTTGATGCTCCGCTGGGAGTTATCACCAATGCACCGACATATGACTGGCACATTATCAACCTGCGGAACTACATCAATCTTTCCCCGGTTTCAGTTCCCACCAAAAAATTGACAGAACTCGACTTTTCCCCTCTTGGGGGAGGAAGTGGCATGCATGGCCTTCCCGGTGACTTCACCCCACCCTCTCGCTTTATTCGCGCTGTTGCCTGGACTCAAAGCGCAAGAGCTTTGCACTCGGTCACAGAAGCTGAGTACGAAACTTTTCGCATTTTGGATAATTTTAACGTGCCTCTTGGCAGTGCCGAAGGAACAGGTGCAAAGCCGGACATCAAAGGCATGCGCAGCTCAACGCTGTGGACAAGTTGTTACGATCTTGGACACCGCATTTTGCTTTATCACACCCAGAACAATCGGCGTGTTCGCCGCCTCAAAATGGATGCCGTTGATTTTTCCAAGCTCTCCGAAATCACCTACATTCCACTCGACAGCACACCAGAACAGGATATTCTCGACATCACGCCATAG